A single genomic interval of Methylocystis sp. IM3 harbors:
- a CDS encoding LysR family transcriptional regulator: protein MIDKLEFLITVASEKSFSRAAELCGVTQPTLSAGIKQLEDSLGVLLVNRSSRFHGLTAEGERVLEWAKRIVGDARAMRQEVRTLREGLSGQLKIAVIPTAEGIVSALTTPYREKHPHVRFKVVSASSAEVLAMLDNLEIDAGVTYLDNEPLGRVRTVPLCSERYRLLTTAGNPLGDRDRVTWAEVGRIDLCLLTPDMQNRRIIERLIGAGGAEPTPILESNSVILLYDHVKSGRWATILPEKLAKTMGASPPLRSIPIVEPEAGHEIGLVAPLRDPVIPLVGALVAEAKTLAESGRLDD from the coding sequence GTGATCGACAAACTCGAATTTCTCATCACCGTCGCCAGCGAAAAGAGCTTTTCGCGCGCGGCGGAACTCTGCGGCGTCACTCAGCCGACGCTCTCCGCAGGCATCAAGCAGCTCGAGGATTCGCTCGGGGTGCTGCTCGTCAACCGCTCATCCCGCTTCCACGGGCTGACGGCCGAGGGCGAGCGCGTGCTGGAATGGGCCAAGCGGATCGTGGGCGACGCCCGCGCCATGCGCCAGGAAGTGCGGACCCTGCGGGAGGGCCTCTCCGGCCAGCTCAAGATCGCCGTCATTCCCACGGCCGAGGGCATCGTCTCGGCGTTGACGACCCCCTATCGCGAGAAGCACCCGCATGTGCGCTTCAAGGTCGTCTCGGCGTCCAGCGCGGAGGTGCTGGCCATGCTCGACAATCTCGAGATCGACGCGGGCGTCACCTATCTCGACAACGAGCCTCTGGGCCGCGTGCGGACCGTGCCGCTCTGTTCGGAGCGCTACAGGCTGTTGACGACGGCGGGCAATCCGCTCGGCGACCGCGACCGCGTCACCTGGGCCGAGGTCGGGCGCATCGATCTGTGCCTTCTGACGCCCGACATGCAGAATCGCCGGATCATCGAGCGACTCATTGGCGCAGGCGGCGCGGAGCCGACGCCGATCCTGGAGTCGAACTCGGTCATTCTCCTTTACGACCATGTGAAATCCGGCCGGTGGGCGACCATCCTTCCGGAAAAACTCGCGAAAACAATGGGCGCCTCGCCGCCCTTGCGCTCCATTCCGATCGTCGAGCCCGAGGCGGGGCATGAAATTGGACTGGTCGCGCCTCTGCGCGATCCGGTCATTCCGCTCGTCGGCGCGCTCGTCGCGGAGGCGAAGACGCTCGCCGAAAGTGGCAGGCTGGATGATTGA
- a CDS encoding D-alanyl-D-alanine carboxypeptidase family protein, giving the protein MTTLRRLARLGAFASVLATLAIPAAQGSPSLVIDVSSGAVLSQDQPTASWYPASLTKLMTAYVALDAVRAGRITMDTPLMMSPRAARMAPSKMGFRPGSEVTLQNALIMLMVKSANDIAVAIAEGVSGSVEAFAEEMNHASQKLGMTQSTWVNPNGLPDTRQVTSARDLAILGRALYLQFPEYANLWNIGAMQFGRQIHPTHNGLLGRYPGADGMKTGFTCPAGFNVVASASHGNQRLIAVVLGAPSAAARTAKAAALLDRGFQSSASGSLASIAAPGPGPAPDLRDSVCRNRGPAMAEFMNEVEDVSIPIGGGSTGVPLLDAASAQQRISAKDLARLPRPHFDPVPVYAGRAPGYAGPVARARAPGAPIGEQTDYSAYANNPEPAGGEASPISRAAPDAVNMRQAKRGAKRAAKRVSPVATPAPVDDIAVDDKAAGDEKPEKPAKAAAKAAAKAGAKANATGKPAQPAKAAAAAAKPAPTKTQTAAKPQVKTP; this is encoded by the coding sequence ATGACGACGTTGAGGAGACTGGCACGTCTCGGCGCATTTGCGTCCGTCCTCGCGACCCTCGCCATTCCCGCCGCGCAGGGCTCGCCTTCGCTCGTCATCGACGTATCCTCGGGCGCGGTGCTCTCGCAGGACCAGCCGACCGCCTCCTGGTATCCCGCGTCGCTGACCAAGCTGATGACCGCCTATGTGGCCCTCGACGCGGTGCGCGCCGGCCGCATCACGATGGACACGCCGCTGATGATGTCGCCGCGCGCCGCCCGCATGGCGCCCTCGAAGATGGGCTTTCGGCCGGGCTCCGAGGTGACGCTGCAGAACGCGCTGATCATGCTGATGGTGAAATCGGCCAATGACATCGCGGTCGCCATCGCGGAGGGCGTCTCGGGCTCGGTCGAGGCCTTCGCCGAGGAGATGAACCACGCCTCGCAAAAGCTCGGCATGACGCAGTCCACCTGGGTCAATCCCAACGGCCTGCCGGATACGCGGCAGGTCACCTCAGCGCGCGATCTCGCGATCCTGGGCCGGGCGCTCTATCTGCAATTTCCCGAATACGCCAACCTCTGGAACATCGGGGCCATGCAGTTCGGCCGGCAGATCCATCCCACGCACAACGGCCTGCTCGGACGCTATCCCGGCGCCGACGGCATGAAGACGGGCTTCACCTGCCCTGCCGGCTTCAATGTCGTCGCCTCCGCCAGCCATGGCAATCAGCGGCTGATCGCCGTCGTGCTCGGCGCGCCGTCCGCCGCCGCGCGCACGGCCAAGGCCGCCGCCCTGCTCGATCGCGGCTTCCAGTCGAGCGCCTCCGGATCGCTCGCCTCGATCGCCGCTCCCGGTCCCGGCCCGGCCCCCGATCTGCGCGACAGCGTCTGCCGCAACCGCGGCCCGGCCATGGCCGAATTCATGAACGAGGTCGAGGACGTCTCCATTCCGATCGGCGGCGGATCGACTGGCGTCCCGCTGCTCGACGCCGCCTCGGCCCAGCAGCGGATCAGCGCCAAGGATCTCGCGCGCCTGCCGCGTCCGCATTTCGATCCGGTGCCCGTCTACGCCGGCCGCGCGCCGGGCTATGCCGGTCCCGTGGCGCGCGCCCGCGCGCCCGGCGCGCCGATCGGCGAGCAGACCGATTATTCCGCCTACGCCAACAACCCCGAGCCCGCGGGCGGCGAAGCCTCGCCGATCAGCCGGGCGGCGCCCGACGCCGTGAACATGCGCCAGGCCAAACGGGGCGCGAAGCGCGCCGCCAAGCGCGTCTCGCCCGTCGCCACGCCGGCGCCCGTCGACGATATCGCCGTGGACGACAAGGCGGCGGGCGACGAAAAGCCGGAGAAGCCGGCAAAGGCCGCCGCCAAAGCCGCCGCCAAGGCCGGCGCCAAAGCCAACGCCACGGGCAAGCCCGCCCAGCCCGCGAAAGCCGCCGCCGCCGCCGCCAAGCCGGCGCCGACCAAGACGCAGACCGCCGCCAAACCGCAGGTCAAGACTCCGTGA
- a CDS encoding CobW family GTP-binding protein — protein MSDSAPAAARRPPPPLPLTILTGFLGAGKTTLLNELLAAPELSDTLVLINEFGEVGLDHLFIEKIDGDMVMMSSGCVCCTIRGDLVHTLEDLLRRLDNGRIAPFRRVVLETTGLADPAPILHTIMSHPYLVMRFRLDGVIAVVDAVNGESTLDAHEEAVKQAAVADRLVVTKTDLAEGAAHEERLTARLRALNPTARILVAARGEATPQALLDCGLYDLGAKTPRVRDWLNAEAVEAQEHHGHDHAGHGHHHHDVNRHDDHIQAFCLTGDTPFTPPSFDIFIDLLRHTHGPRLLRVKGIVALSDAPERPVVIHGVQHVFHPPHRLEAWPDTDRRTRIVFIVKDLDRAFVEGLYAALISRPAVDTPDAEALMNNPLAPARGGLLG, from the coding sequence GTGAGCGACAGCGCCCCAGCGGCGGCCCGCCGGCCGCCGCCGCCTCTTCCCCTGACCATCCTCACCGGATTTCTCGGCGCAGGAAAGACGACGCTGCTCAATGAGCTGCTCGCCGCGCCCGAGCTTTCCGACACGCTCGTCCTCATCAATGAGTTCGGCGAGGTCGGCCTCGACCATCTCTTCATCGAGAAGATCGACGGCGACATGGTGATGATGAGTTCGGGCTGCGTCTGCTGCACGATCCGCGGCGATCTCGTCCATACGCTCGAGGACCTGCTGCGCCGGCTCGACAACGGGCGGATCGCGCCATTCCGCCGCGTCGTGCTGGAGACGACGGGGCTGGCCGATCCGGCCCCGATCCTCCACACGATCATGAGCCACCCCTATCTCGTGATGCGTTTCCGCCTCGACGGCGTCATCGCCGTGGTGGATGCGGTCAATGGCGAGTCGACGCTCGATGCGCATGAGGAGGCCGTGAAGCAGGCGGCCGTCGCCGACCGTCTGGTCGTCACGAAGACCGATCTGGCCGAAGGCGCGGCCCATGAGGAGCGCCTGACCGCGCGTCTGCGCGCCCTCAATCCGACGGCCCGCATCCTCGTCGCGGCGAGAGGCGAGGCCACGCCGCAGGCGCTGCTCGACTGCGGCCTCTACGATCTCGGCGCCAAGACCCCCCGGGTGCGCGACTGGCTCAACGCCGAGGCCGTGGAGGCGCAGGAGCATCACGGTCACGACCATGCGGGCCACGGCCATCACCATCACGACGTCAACCGCCACGACGACCATATTCAGGCCTTCTGCCTGACCGGCGACACGCCCTTCACCCCGCCCTCCTTCGATATTTTCATCGATCTGCTGCGCCACACCCATGGACCGCGCCTGCTGCGCGTGAAGGGAATCGTCGCTCTCTCCGACGCGCCCGAGCGCCCGGTGGTCATCCATGGCGTGCAGCACGTCTTCCATCCGCCGCACCGTCTCGAGGCCTGGCCCGACACGGATCGCCGCACCCGCATCGTCTTCATCGTGAAGGACCTCGACCGCGCCTTCGTCGAGGGCCTCTATGCGGCGCTCATCTCCCGGCCGGCGGTCGATACGCCCGACGCCGAGGCGCTGATGAATAATCCGCTCGCGCCGGCGCGGGGCGGGCTGCTCGGATAG
- a CDS encoding ComF family protein: protein MPLRPVSLGPLAAVARRAGAALLDLVYPPACLACRRAVAEHGALCADCWREVAFIERPFCERLGTPFEQDLGQAGLISPEAAANPPVFSRARAVARYDSDKARSLAHRLKYHDRLELAGPMGRWMARAGADLLAEADLLAPIPLHRLRLAARRFNQSAELARIVSRESGVPVETLALLRVKATAPQVGLSRAQRAANLSGAFRIDPERASRLEGRNILLVDDVLTTGATANAAARALLRAGAARVDLLVFARAVTSA, encoded by the coding sequence ATGCCGCTTCGTCCCGTCAGCCTTGGTCCCCTCGCCGCCGTGGCCAGACGCGCGGGCGCCGCGCTGCTCGACCTGGTCTATCCGCCGGCCTGTCTCGCCTGCCGCCGCGCCGTCGCCGAACATGGCGCGCTCTGCGCCGACTGCTGGCGCGAGGTCGCCTTCATCGAGCGACCATTTTGCGAAAGGCTCGGCACGCCCTTCGAGCAGGATCTCGGACAGGCCGGGTTGATCTCGCCCGAGGCCGCCGCCAATCCGCCCGTCTTCTCGCGGGCGCGGGCCGTCGCGCGCTACGACAGCGACAAGGCGCGCTCGCTCGCGCATCGGCTGAAATATCATGACCGCCTGGAGCTCGCGGGACCGATGGGACGCTGGATGGCCCGCGCCGGGGCCGACCTCCTCGCCGAGGCCGATCTCCTGGCGCCCATTCCCCTGCATCGCCTGCGGCTCGCGGCCAGGCGGTTCAATCAGTCGGCCGAACTCGCCCGAATCGTGTCGCGCGAAAGCGGCGTGCCAGTCGAAACGCTGGCGCTCCTGCGCGTGAAGGCGACGGCCCCACAGGTCGGGCTTTCCCGCGCCCAGCGCGCCGCCAATCTTTCCGGAGCGTTCCGCATCGACCCCGAGCGGGCGTCCCGTCTGGAAGGCCGAAACATTCTCCTCGTCGACGACGTTCTGACGACCGGGGCGACAGCCAACGCCGCGGCGCGCGCGCTGCTTCGCGCCGGCGCGGCGCGCGTCGATCTGCTGGTCTTCGCCCGGGCCGTGACAAGCGCGTGA
- the grxC gene encoding glutaredoxin 3 — protein sequence MAHIEIYTTPTCPYCIAAKRLLTNKGAAFVEISVAGDPAGRRAMSERAGGRTTVPQIFINGRHIGGCDDLHALDGAGGLDPLLSAGAPA from the coding sequence ATGGCGCATATCGAGATCTACACGACCCCCACCTGTCCCTACTGCATTGCCGCAAAAAGACTGCTCACAAACAAGGGCGCGGCCTTCGTGGAGATCAGCGTCGCCGGCGATCCGGCCGGACGCCGGGCGATGAGCGAACGCGCCGGCGGCCGCACGACCGTGCCGCAGATCTTCATCAATGGCAGGCATATCGGCGGCTGTGACGACCTTCATGCGCTCGATGGCGCCGGCGGGCTCGACCCGCTGCTTTCGGCGGGGGCGCCGGCATGA
- a CDS encoding DUF1178 family protein, whose product MIRYALVCEEGHNFDGWFRDSETFETQSSQRLVSCPYCASTSVTRAVMAPHVARGGRDAEAARLRGMIRKLREKVVAGTEDVGERFPQEARGMEDGEIERRPIRGRATFEEAKALLEDGIEILPLPELPGDN is encoded by the coding sequence ATGATCCGCTACGCGCTCGTCTGCGAGGAAGGGCACAATTTCGACGGCTGGTTCCGGGACAGCGAGACTTTTGAGACCCAATCGTCCCAGCGCCTGGTTTCCTGCCCCTACTGCGCCTCGACGAGCGTCACCCGCGCCGTGATGGCGCCCCATGTGGCCCGCGGCGGCCGCGACGCCGAAGCGGCGCGACTGCGCGGAATGATCCGCAAACTGCGCGAGAAGGTCGTCGCCGGGACAGAGGATGTCGGCGAGCGCTTCCCGCAGGAGGCGCGCGGAATGGAGGACGGCGAGATCGAGCGCCGGCCCATAAGGGGCCGCGCCACGTTCGAGGAGGCGAAGGCGCTGCTCGAGGACGGCATAGAGATCCTCCCCCTGCCCGAACTGCCCGGCGACAACTGA
- a CDS encoding NAD-dependent deacylase has translation MRIFVLTGAGVSAESGLGTFRDASGTGLWARFDPMTLATPEAFARTPEAVHEFYNFRRRNLLSARPNAAHDALARLQREMAARGGAAMLVTQNIDDLHERGGAREVIHMHGELLKARCAACGGLRDQRADLSTADRCGDCGRVGAMRPHVVWFGETPLHMEEITAALAAASLFVSIGTSGSVYPAAGFVSLARRLGVATCEINLEPSDNAGQFDQTRYGAASELVPAWVEEMLR, from the coding sequence ATGCGCATATTCGTGCTGACCGGGGCGGGCGTCTCGGCTGAAAGCGGGCTGGGCACATTTCGCGACGCATCGGGGACGGGCCTCTGGGCGCGCTTCGATCCGATGACGCTCGCAACGCCCGAAGCCTTCGCGCGGACGCCCGAGGCCGTTCACGAATTCTATAATTTCCGCCGTCGCAACCTGCTGTCGGCGCGCCCCAACGCGGCCCATGACGCGCTGGCCCGGTTGCAGCGGGAGATGGCCGCGAGGGGCGGCGCGGCGATGCTCGTCACGCAGAACATCGACGATCTGCACGAACGCGGCGGCGCGCGGGAGGTGATCCATATGCATGGGGAGTTGCTGAAAGCGCGTTGCGCCGCCTGCGGCGGCCTGCGCGACCAGCGCGCGGACCTCTCCACTGCGGATCGCTGCGGCGACTGCGGCCGCGTCGGCGCCATGCGGCCGCATGTGGTCTGGTTCGGCGAGACGCCGCTCCACATGGAGGAGATCACAGCAGCCCTCGCGGCGGCGAGCCTCTTCGTCTCCATCGGAACCTCGGGCTCCGTCTATCCGGCGGCGGGCTTCGTCTCGCTGGCGCGCCGGCTCGGCGTCGCCACATGCGAAATCAATCTCGAGCCTTCCGACAACGCCGGGCAATTCGATCAGACGCGCTATGGCGCAGCGAGCGAGCTGGTTCCGGCCTGGGTCGAGGAGATGTTGCGATAG
- the smbP gene encoding small metal-binding protein SmbP: MTSRRLMIVALSMGLGIGLGLGLFARPAVADPNYLEEAITETRAAIDAGKQLQAGSFVEHAEDAIDRARSAVWQTPVDPIRKGIKYLRKAVKLAKGTSYDKRVAKATEQAELALQQFESVK; encoded by the coding sequence ATGACGTCGCGTCGATTGATGATTGTCGCTTTGAGCATGGGGCTCGGCATAGGCCTTGGCCTCGGCCTTTTCGCCCGGCCCGCCGTCGCGGACCCGAACTATCTCGAGGAGGCGATCACGGAGACGCGCGCCGCCATCGACGCGGGCAAGCAGCTTCAGGCCGGCTCCTTCGTCGAACATGCCGAAGACGCGATCGACCGCGCCCGCAGCGCCGTCTGGCAGACGCCCGTCGATCCGATCCGCAAGGGCATCAAATATCTGCGCAAGGCCGTGAAGCTCGCCAAGGGCACGAGCTACGACAAGCGCGTCGCCAAAGCCACGGAACAGGCGGAGCTCGCGCTGCAACAGTTCGAATCGGTCAAGTAA
- a CDS encoding ATP-dependent helicase gives MSDLDDYTPQAGGLAARAAVAAQRPRYLDGLNPEQRAAVETLDGPVLVLAGAGTGKTRALTTRIAHLLALGKARAHEILAVTFTNKAAREMRERVEMLVGEGAQAMQWLGTFHAISAKILRRHAELVGLKPNFTILDTDDQIRLLKQVLQAENVDDKRWPARALATRIDGWKNRGLSPNQVPAGEAESFANGKGAALYALYQERLKILNAVDFGDLLLESLRLMRDNPDVLADYQKRFRYILVDEYQDTNTVQYLWLRLMSQGRRNVCCVGDDDQSIYGWRGAEVENILRFEQDFPGAKIVRLERNYRSTGHILAAASHLIAHNEGRLGKTLFTDGEEGEKPTLTGVWDSEEEARIIGEDIEQLQRRGHSLEDVAILVRASFQMREFEERFVEIGLPYRIIGGPRFYERAEIRDALAYLRCVAQPADDLAFERIVNTPKRGLGDATLQMLHEYGRRERVPLMQAARVLVESEELKAKPRGALKSLIADFDRWRGLIDAKPQNELAEMVLDESGYTQMWREDKTPEAAGRLENLKELVRAMEDFPDLAAFLEHVSLVMEAEEGKEQARVSIMTLHAAKGLEFETVYLPGWEEGLFPHQRSLDEQGRAGLEEERRLAYVGLTRAKRRARIFFASNRRIRGLWQPTVPSRFVDNLPPTHVEVVEAPNGSHYGGYGVSRFANLDVYGSDYSTPGWKRAQAARREPASDKPARSKPPLTIEGEIIARASTASNYRAGARVFHLKFGPGTVAAVDGNKCTVDFDKAGRKMVLESFLQAR, from the coding sequence TTGTCCGATCTAGACGATTACACGCCGCAGGCCGGCGGGCTCGCCGCCCGCGCCGCGGTGGCGGCGCAGCGGCCGCGCTATCTCGACGGGCTCAATCCGGAGCAGCGCGCGGCGGTCGAGACGCTCGACGGGCCGGTGCTGGTGCTCGCCGGCGCCGGCACGGGCAAGACGCGGGCGCTCACCACGCGCATTGCGCATCTCCTTGCGCTCGGCAAGGCGCGCGCCCACGAGATCCTCGCCGTCACCTTCACCAACAAGGCCGCGCGCGAAATGCGCGAGCGTGTGGAAATGCTCGTCGGCGAGGGCGCGCAGGCCATGCAGTGGCTCGGCACCTTTCACGCCATCAGCGCCAAGATCCTGCGCCGCCACGCCGAGCTCGTGGGGCTCAAGCCCAATTTCACCATTCTCGACACGGACGACCAGATCCGGCTGCTGAAGCAGGTCTTGCAGGCGGAGAACGTCGACGACAAGCGCTGGCCGGCCCGCGCTCTCGCGACGCGCATCGACGGCTGGAAGAACCGGGGCCTTTCGCCGAACCAGGTTCCGGCCGGCGAAGCCGAGAGCTTCGCCAATGGCAAGGGGGCGGCGCTTTACGCGCTCTATCAGGAGCGGCTCAAGATTCTCAACGCCGTCGATTTCGGCGATCTGCTGCTCGAGTCGCTGCGCCTCATGCGCGACAATCCCGACGTCCTCGCCGATTATCAGAAGCGGTTCCGATATATTCTGGTCGATGAATATCAGGACACCAACACCGTCCAATATCTCTGGCTGCGGCTGATGTCGCAGGGGCGGCGCAACGTCTGCTGCGTGGGCGACGACGATCAGAGCATCTACGGCTGGCGCGGCGCGGAAGTGGAAAACATCCTGCGCTTCGAGCAGGATTTTCCGGGCGCAAAAATCGTGCGGCTCGAACGCAATTACCGCTCGACGGGCCATATTCTCGCCGCCGCCTCGCATCTCATCGCGCACAATGAGGGCCGCCTCGGCAAGACGCTCTTCACCGACGGCGAAGAAGGCGAGAAGCCGACGCTCACCGGCGTCTGGGACAGCGAGGAGGAAGCCCGAATCATCGGCGAGGACATCGAGCAACTCCAGCGCCGGGGCCATTCGCTCGAGGACGTCGCGATCCTCGTGCGCGCCTCCTTCCAGATGCGCGAATTCGAGGAGCGTTTCGTCGAGATCGGCCTGCCCTATCGCATCATCGGCGGCCCGCGCTTCTACGAGCGGGCGGAAATCCGCGACGCGCTCGCCTATCTGCGCTGTGTCGCCCAGCCCGCCGACGATCTGGCCTTCGAGCGCATCGTCAATACGCCGAAGCGGGGGCTCGGAGACGCCACGCTGCAAATGCTGCACGAATACGGCCGCCGCGAGCGCGTTCCCCTGATGCAGGCCGCCCGCGTCCTCGTCGAGAGCGAGGAACTGAAAGCGAAACCGCGCGGCGCGCTCAAAAGCCTCATCGCCGACTTCGACCGCTGGCGCGGCCTGATCGACGCAAAGCCGCAGAACGAACTCGCCGAGATGGTGCTGGACGAGTCCGGCTATACGCAGATGTGGCGCGAGGACAAGACGCCGGAAGCCGCCGGGAGGCTCGAAAACCTGAAAGAACTCGTGCGCGCGATGGAGGACTTCCCCGACCTCGCCGCGTTCCTCGAACATGTCTCGCTCGTCATGGAAGCGGAAGAAGGCAAGGAGCAGGCGCGCGTCTCGATCATGACGCTGCACGCCGCCAAGGGCCTCGAATTCGAGACCGTCTATCTCCCCGGCTGGGAGGAGGGGTTGTTCCCGCATCAGCGCTCGCTGGACGAACAGGGCCGCGCGGGTCTCGAAGAGGAGCGGAGGCTCGCTTATGTCGGCCTCACGCGGGCGAAGCGCCGCGCCCGGATCTTCTTCGCGAGCAATCGCCGCATTCGCGGCCTCTGGCAGCCGACCGTCCCCTCGCGCTTCGTCGACAATCTGCCCCCGACCCATGTGGAGGTCGTCGAGGCGCCGAACGGTTCGCACTATGGCGGCTATGGCGTCTCGCGCTTCGCCAATCTCGACGTCTATGGCTCCGACTATTCGACCCCCGGCTGGAAACGCGCCCAGGCCGCGCGGAGAGAGCCGGCCAGCGACAAGCCGGCGCGCTCGAAGCCGCCGCTGACGATCGAGGGCGAAATCATCGCGCGCGCATCGACGGCCTCGAACTATCGCGCGGGCGCGCGCGTGTTTCACCTCAAATTCGGCCCCGGCACCGTGGCGGCGGTCGACGGCAACAAATGCACGGTCGATTTCGACAAGGCCGGGCGCAAGATGGTGCTGGAGAGCTTTTTGCAGGCGCGGTGA
- a CDS encoding type II toxin-antitoxin system HicA family toxin, translated as MHGRFRQGRAQDGAGELFAGAVSDGIPLPSRTGGWSLLRVSGSHHVFRNPKTGPIISLSHPKKDLGSGLVWTIYKAAGWPKD; from the coding sequence ATGCACGGTCGATTTCGACAAGGCCGGGCGCAAGATGGTGCTGGAGAGCTTTTTGCAGGCGCGGTGAGTGACGGAATCCCGCTTCCGTCTCGGACAGGAGGTTGGAGTCTCCTGCGCGTCTCCGGCTCGCACCATGTCTTTCGCAACCCGAAGACAGGCCCCATAATCTCCCTGTCTCACCCGAAGAAAGACCTTGGCTCCGGTCTCGTCTGGACAATCTACAAAGCGGCAGGGTGGCCGAAGGATTGA
- a CDS encoding type II toxin-antitoxin system HicB family antitoxin, which produces MTHHVAIVEEEEGKAVGVWFPDLAGCVSAGDTDDEAMANAAEALALWIEVAEENNCPVPAPRSLTELKRVPEIAEDLARYMVALIPLRPLRHAA; this is translated from the coding sequence ATGACCCATCACGTCGCCATCGTCGAGGAAGAAGAGGGAAAGGCCGTCGGGGTCTGGTTTCCCGATCTTGCGGGCTGCGTCTCGGCGGGGGACACGGACGACGAAGCCATGGCCAACGCCGCAGAGGCGCTTGCGCTATGGATCGAGGTCGCGGAAGAAAACAATTGTCCTGTCCCGGCGCCGCGCAGCCTCACCGAGCTCAAGCGCGTTCCGGAGATCGCGGAGGACCTTGCCCGCTACATGGTGGCGCTGATCCCCTTGAGGCCCTTGCGTCACGCCGCCTGA